A genomic stretch from Larus michahellis chromosome 7, bLarMic1.1, whole genome shotgun sequence includes:
- the RAD51D gene encoding DNA repair protein RAD51 homolog 4 isoform X2 encodes MVVLRAGLCPGLSEEMIQLLRANGIRTVVDFVSSDLEDVAQKCSLSYKALVAVRRVLLAQFSAFPANGADLYEELKSSTAILPTGSPSLDQLLDSGLYTGEMTELMGAPGSGKTQVCMGIAASVSLGLKQHVLFLDSTGGFTASRLYQMLRAQAQAEEEQLEALQRIQVVRVFNIYEMLSALQELRDCLSQQVMSSTGPLKMVVIDSVSAVIYPLLGGKQSEGLAVMMQLARELKTLAREFSLAVVVTNQVTRDSSTGALKPALGRSWSFVPSTRVLLEIKEAAWEKATMQRVASLAKSPRQPTGIQVELDIGYGDVQEPNPTTPPQGL; translated from the exons ATGGTGGTCCTgcgggctgggctctgccctggtCTCAGCGAAGAGATGATCCAGCTTCTCAGGGCGAACGGCATCAGGACGG TGGTGGACTTTGTGTCATCAGACCTGGAGGACGTTGCCCAGAAGTGTTCCCTGTCTTACAAG GCGCTGGTTGCAGTGAGACGTGTGCTCCTGGCCCAGTTCTCTGCCTTCCCCGCCAACGGAGCAGACCTCTATGAGGAGCTCAAGAGCTCCACGGCCATTCTGCCCACTGGGAGCCCGAG CCTGGACCAGCTGCTGGACTCTGGGCTGTACACGGGGGAGATGACGGAGCTCATGGGAGCGCCGGGCAGCGGGAAGACGCAG GTGTGCATGGGCATTGCGGCCAGCGTGTCTCTCGGCCTCAAGCAGCACGTCCTGTTTCTCGACTCCACGGGGGGATTTACTGCCTCTCGTCTCTACCAGATGCTTCGAGCCCAGGCGCAGGCCGAGGAAGAGCAG CTGGAGGCTCTGCAGCGGATCCAGGTGGTCCGTGTCTTCAACATCTATGAAATGCTGAGCGCCTTGCAGGAGCTGCGGGATTGCCTCTCCCAGCAG GTCATGAGCTCCACGGGACCTCTCAAGATGGTGGTGATCGACTCTGTCTCGGCCGTGATTTACCCGCTGCTGGGCGGCAAGCAGTCGGAGG GTTTGGCCGTCATGATGCAGCTGGCCAGGGAGCTGAAGACACTGGCCAGGGAGTTCAGCCTTGCTGTTGTG GTGACTAACCAGGTGACAAGGGACAGCAGCACGGGTGCACTGAAGCCAGCCCTCGGCCGCTCCTGGAGCTTCGTGCCCAGCACCCGGGTGCTGCTGGAGATCAAAGAAGCCGCCTGGGAGAAAGCCACCATGCAGCGCGTCGCTTCCTTAGCGAAGTCACCCCGGCAG CCGACGGGGATACAGGTGGAGCTGGATATTGGATACGGTGATGTGCAGGAGCCAAACCCAACGACACCCCCACAGGGGCTCTGA
- the RAD51D gene encoding DNA repair protein RAD51 homolog 4 isoform X1, producing the protein MGMPCPLCRGWLRGLGLFGPRRRASARRDRPSRRRPGTTSQPGQLRGQARSSATSPLPSPPQVSSPLPAPWGSVLGVARDMVVLRAGLCPGLSEEMIQLLRANGIRTVVDFVSSDLEDVAQKCSLSYKALVAVRRVLLAQFSAFPANGADLYEELKSSTAILPTGSPSLDQLLDSGLYTGEMTELMGAPGSGKTQVCMGIAASVSLGLKQHVLFLDSTGGFTASRLYQMLRAQAQAEEEQLEALQRIQVVRVFNIYEMLSALQELRDCLSQQVMSSTGPLKMVVIDSVSAVIYPLLGGKQSEGLAVMMQLARELKTLAREFSLAVVVTNQVTRDSSTGALKPALGRSWSFVPSTRVLLEIKEAAWEKATMQRVASLAKSPRQPTGIQVELDIGYGDVQEPNPTTPPQGL; encoded by the exons AGAGCGAGCGCTCGCCGCGACCGCCCATCCCGACGCAGGCCGGGTACCACCTCCCAGCCCGGGCAGCTGCGGGGGCAGGCACGGTCCAGTGCCACATCCCCTCTCCCATCTCCTCCGCAGGtctcctctcccctcccggccccgtggGGCTCCGTCCTGGGGGTGGCCAGGGACATGGTGGTCCTgcgggctgggctctgccctggtCTCAGCGAAGAGATGATCCAGCTTCTCAGGGCGAACGGCATCAGGACGG TGGTGGACTTTGTGTCATCAGACCTGGAGGACGTTGCCCAGAAGTGTTCCCTGTCTTACAAG GCGCTGGTTGCAGTGAGACGTGTGCTCCTGGCCCAGTTCTCTGCCTTCCCCGCCAACGGAGCAGACCTCTATGAGGAGCTCAAGAGCTCCACGGCCATTCTGCCCACTGGGAGCCCGAG CCTGGACCAGCTGCTGGACTCTGGGCTGTACACGGGGGAGATGACGGAGCTCATGGGAGCGCCGGGCAGCGGGAAGACGCAG GTGTGCATGGGCATTGCGGCCAGCGTGTCTCTCGGCCTCAAGCAGCACGTCCTGTTTCTCGACTCCACGGGGGGATTTACTGCCTCTCGTCTCTACCAGATGCTTCGAGCCCAGGCGCAGGCCGAGGAAGAGCAG CTGGAGGCTCTGCAGCGGATCCAGGTGGTCCGTGTCTTCAACATCTATGAAATGCTGAGCGCCTTGCAGGAGCTGCGGGATTGCCTCTCCCAGCAG GTCATGAGCTCCACGGGACCTCTCAAGATGGTGGTGATCGACTCTGTCTCGGCCGTGATTTACCCGCTGCTGGGCGGCAAGCAGTCGGAGG GTTTGGCCGTCATGATGCAGCTGGCCAGGGAGCTGAAGACACTGGCCAGGGAGTTCAGCCTTGCTGTTGTG GTGACTAACCAGGTGACAAGGGACAGCAGCACGGGTGCACTGAAGCCAGCCCTCGGCCGCTCCTGGAGCTTCGTGCCCAGCACCCGGGTGCTGCTGGAGATCAAAGAAGCCGCCTGGGAGAAAGCCACCATGCAGCGCGTCGCTTCCTTAGCGAAGTCACCCCGGCAG CCGACGGGGATACAGGTGGAGCTGGATATTGGATACGGTGATGTGCAGGAGCCAAACCCAACGACACCCCCACAGGGGCTCTGA